A stretch of the Enterobacter mori genome encodes the following:
- the marA gene encoding MDR efflux pump AcrAB transcriptional activator MarA, producing the protein MSRRNTDAITIHSILDWIEDNLESPLSLEKVSERSGYSKWHLQRMFKKETGHSLGQYIRSRKLTEIAQKLKESNEPILYLAERYGFESQQTLTRTFKNYFDVPPHKYRITSMPGESRYLYPLKHCS; encoded by the coding sequence ATGTCCAGACGCAATACTGACGCTATCACCATTCATAGCATTTTGGACTGGATCGAGGACAACCTGGAATCACCGCTCTCCCTTGAAAAAGTGTCAGAGCGTTCAGGTTACTCAAAATGGCACCTGCAACGGATGTTCAAAAAAGAGACCGGTCATTCATTAGGTCAATATATTCGCAGCCGCAAGCTGACGGAGATTGCCCAGAAATTGAAAGAAAGCAATGAGCCGATCCTTTACCTGGCGGAGCGTTACGGATTTGAATCGCAACAAACCCTGACGCGCACGTTTAAGAACTACTTTGATGTGCCGCCTCATAAGTATCGAATCACCAGCATGCCGGGTGAGTCCCGATATCTCTATCCGTTAAAACACTGTAGTTAA
- the marR gene encoding multiple antibiotic resistance transcriptional regulator MarR: MKSTSDLFNDIIPLGRLIHMVNQKKDRLLNDYLSPLDITATQFKVLCSIRCEVCITPVELKKVLSVDLGALTRMLDRLVCKGWIERSPNPNDKRGVLIKLTSDGAAMCEQCHQLVGQTLHQELTKNLTADEVATLELLLKKILP; this comes from the coding sequence GTGAAAAGCACCAGCGATCTCTTTAACGACATCATTCCACTGGGCCGTCTTATTCACATGGTTAACCAGAAAAAAGATCGCCTGCTCAATGACTATCTGTCACCGCTGGATATCACCGCAACACAGTTCAAAGTGCTGTGTTCCATTCGCTGCGAAGTGTGTATCACGCCGGTTGAGCTGAAAAAGGTGCTCTCTGTCGATCTGGGTGCGTTAACCCGCATGCTGGATCGCCTCGTCTGCAAAGGATGGATAGAACGAAGCCCTAACCCGAATGACAAACGCGGCGTGCTGATCAAACTGACCAGCGACGGCGCGGCCATGTGTGAGCAATGTCATCAACTCGTAGGACAAACACTGCATCAGGAACTAACAAAAAACTTAACGGCAGATGAAGTGGCAACGCTTGAGCTTTTGCTTAAGAAAATACTGCCGTAA